From Candidatus Poribacteria bacterium, the proteins below share one genomic window:
- a CDS encoding NAD(P)-dependent oxidoreductase, producing the protein MVKNMNVLLIGGSGHVGTMTLPYMKSHHNFRVLDVNPPKDTSVDYIQGSVTDPDIVQEALKGMDTLVYMVMLQPTSDRSSVADFSDIVANYEVNAKGLHIVLHAAKEAGIQHAVYTSTFTVHERTRNNFPYEDVVPRDNPGVYGLTKGFGEQVCEYFVREHGMSLIALRITGPSTREQWLERYNQPKDSSVHIWWTDEEDLANAYLAAISVEHEGFDAFFIAGDHEQKEINLSKAKRLLGWEPLTHTRV; encoded by the coding sequence ATGGTTAAAAATATGAACGTTCTACTGATAGGTGGTTCCGGACACGTTGGAACCATGACGCTTCCGTATATGAAGAGCCACCATAATTTCCGAGTGCTGGATGTCAATCCACCTAAAGATACCTCTGTAGATTATATCCAAGGATCTGTTACCGATCCGGACATCGTTCAGGAAGCATTGAAAGGGATGGATACGCTTGTTTATATGGTGATGCTGCAACCGACGAGTGATCGTTCCTCTGTCGCCGATTTCAGCGACATCGTCGCAAACTACGAGGTAAACGCAAAAGGGCTGCATATCGTTCTACATGCAGCAAAGGAAGCAGGCATCCAACACGCCGTCTATACAAGTACCTTTACCGTGCATGAGCGGACGCGAAATAACTTTCCTTATGAAGATGTCGTGCCGAGGGATAATCCGGGTGTTTACGGATTAACCAAGGGTTTTGGTGAGCAGGTTTGTGAATACTTTGTGCGAGAACACGGCATGTCGCTCATCGCTTTGCGTATCACGGGTCCCTCTACACGTGAACAGTGGCTTGAGCGTTACAACCAACCGAAAGATTCGTCGGTGCATATCTGGTGGACGGATGAGGAAGACTTAGCGAATGCGTATCTCGCGGCTATCTCGGTCGAACATGAAGGCTTTGATGCTTTCTTTATTGCAGGAGACCATGAACAGAAAGAAATTAACCTCTCAAAGGCGAAACGCCTGCTCGGTTGGGAACCGTTGACGCATACACGTGTGTGA
- a CDS encoding phytanoyl-CoA dioxygenase family protein: protein MKKITDNEIQFFNNNGYLILKGVLQPDELAVTQSESQRLIDEILAGGPADEWCNRGPERIPYYLTYLHSHPNEFSLRLLGHPFIGDLLHRIIGPDFIPCYESLVFKLPKHGSSVRWHRDGNAIRENHPIFNVDIYLDDSTVDNGCVWVIPKSHLWGIEEAQEVIERGEVNFEREDAVPAEVEPGDILLHHTKVLHGSKINTSDTLRRVIYFDQRTPRWNERYKWWQNEFLTERCKLYQRALHERRTNPYSSDTEQFAYEVPSDMPTWEPNDDFDLRIQHRAYAYKE, encoded by the coding sequence ATGAAAAAAATTACTGACAACGAAATCCAATTCTTCAACAATAACGGCTATCTCATTCTGAAGGGGGTTCTCCAACCGGATGAACTCGCTGTTACACAAAGCGAAAGTCAACGGCTTATTGACGAGATTTTGGCAGGCGGACCAGCAGATGAATGGTGTAACCGTGGGCCGGAACGGATTCCTTATTATCTGACCTATCTGCATTCCCATCCGAACGAATTCTCCCTCCGGCTGCTCGGACATCCGTTCATTGGGGATCTGCTGCACCGGATCATCGGACCCGATTTTATCCCATGCTATGAATCCCTTGTTTTCAAACTGCCGAAACACGGTTCTTCCGTCCGGTGGCACAGGGATGGCAACGCAATCCGTGAGAACCACCCGATCTTCAATGTTGACATATATCTTGATGATTCGACCGTTGATAATGGGTGCGTTTGGGTTATTCCGAAAAGCCATCTCTGGGGAATTGAAGAGGCACAGGAGGTTATTGAGAGAGGCGAAGTCAATTTTGAACGAGAAGACGCAGTGCCTGCAGAGGTGGAACCGGGTGATATTTTACTTCACCATACCAAAGTCCTACACGGCAGTAAAATCAACACGAGCGATACGCTCCGCCGAGTTATCTATTTTGATCAGCGGACACCACGGTGGAACGAGCGGTATAAATGGTGGCAAAACGAATTCCTCACTGAACGATGTAAACTCTATCAACGCGCGCTTCATGAACGCCGTACGAATCCTTATTCATCGGATACGGAGCAGTTCGCTTATGAGGTGCCATCCGATATGCCGACGTGGGAGCCAAACGACGATTTTGATCTGCGGATTCAGCACCGCGCTTATGCATATAAAGAATAA
- a CDS encoding serine/threonine protein kinase, which yields MPTRHSLLDVREIDVDIEVYLEQIGEITYRFPVYDSRDQSFQTVVDSQRWFVKHGNTAQNVTWLKQAVRFHAAVQHEAVPQLHNAFTTPNGFTLVYDWIDGEGLRPERELHADEVHPRDRFCALPAAEIIDALNVIYDVHILIEKRGFIAEDFYDGSIIYNFEKKQVYLFDFDFYHPGPFINDRGRLYGSSRFMAPEEFQKGERIDERTNVFMLGRTAFVLLANNSDVRNDWKGSDAMWHVAKKATNVDKQLRYPSVQEFASAWHTAIANDSILMA from the coding sequence ATGCCCACCCGACACTCACTTCTGGATGTCAGAGAAATTGATGTAGATATCGAAGTATATTTAGAACAGATCGGCGAAATCACATATCGGTTTCCGGTGTATGACTCAAGGGATCAGTCATTCCAGACAGTGGTGGACTCCCAACGTTGGTTCGTCAAACACGGTAACACGGCACAAAATGTCACGTGGCTCAAGCAAGCCGTTCGTTTTCATGCCGCTGTCCAGCACGAAGCAGTTCCTCAATTGCACAACGCCTTCACCACACCCAACGGATTCACACTGGTCTACGACTGGATAGATGGCGAGGGACTGCGTCCGGAAAGGGAACTCCATGCCGATGAAGTCCATCCGCGGGACAGGTTTTGTGCGTTGCCAGCAGCCGAAATTATTGATGCGCTTAACGTCATATACGATGTCCACATCCTCATCGAAAAAAGAGGCTTCATCGCTGAAGACTTTTATGATGGCAGCATTATTTATAACTTTGAGAAAAAACAGGTTTATCTGTTCGATTTCGACTTCTATCATCCAGGACCTTTTATAAATGACCGAGGACGGTTGTATGGCTCAAGTCGCTTTATGGCACCAGAGGAATTTCAGAAAGGCGAACGCATCGACGAAAGAACAAATGTCTTTATGTTAGGGCGTACAGCGTTCGTATTGCTTGCTAACAACAGCGATGTCCGAAATGATTGGAAGGGAAGCGATGCTATGTGGCACGTCGCGAAAAAAGCGACAAATGTAGACAAACAGTTGCGATACCCATCCGTCCAAGAATTTGCTTCGGCGTGGCACACCGCGATTGCTAATGACTCAATTCTGATGGCTTGA
- a CDS encoding WD40 repeat domain-containing protein translates to MEEKKLVVPAPVDANGDDVTTWALPEGAVARLGQGIVDTLAFSPDGYYLAVGTRVGLWWYEVETMSPVALWGAERGVFVTTFSPNGKWIVTSDWENLIEVWDIQQGLRVTQIETEWNHCTFSPNSQRFATSDNATGTVILWHPETGESLEKFRCESEKGGRFVPIAFSPDTHLLASTGRDGADSEAESIIVWNIESGEQVACLIGHMGSIYRLCFSPCSRFLASGGEADGTVRVWDTVNWQQIQIYADYGEADMNPSYSPEGVLRATVISYIERFRESIITVWDLESDEKLYSTIEDIGGIWGAVRFSNGSRLAHESGDGGIKVWFSGNSHTQESDYQPTYYPNSIVFSGDCKTLGVEPKVYSEAFLWDIESKRPRRTGDREHLFTFSNGDSYIVSISEGTVTLLDIENVESPIAEFTGHGKAWVQQAFTPAANLLACADEEGTIVVWDVQTRNERCKFKYPLKNLPPDKNRITLLEFSPDGKFLLSEENVWPSARLWDVERGEEIREFPGDKVENVGGFSPCGLYVACGGGQTPDYMLWDVSHREVSAVIQGEETALSAGEIFTFAFSPCGSYLACGGGELRQPELLLWNVKQGQIHKRIPLPKHYDNMMALAFSPCGKYLAGGLWGQQGFKKVPIHLWEAETGKLIATFLGHPTDVQGLAFSPNNELLASASFDGSILLWDLTPYL, encoded by the coding sequence ATGGAAGAGAAAAAATTAGTAGTCCCTGCGCCAGTTGATGCTAATGGAGATGATGTCACGACTTGGGCACTTCCCGAAGGTGCAGTGGCACGCTTGGGGCAAGGGATTGTGGACACTCTGGCATTCTCCCCAGATGGGTACTATCTCGCCGTGGGAACAAGGGTGGGACTTTGGTGGTATGAAGTAGAAACGATGTCACCCGTCGCATTATGGGGTGCGGAACGAGGCGTATTTGTAACTACTTTTTCGCCTAATGGAAAATGGATCGTTACAAGCGACTGGGAGAACCTTATAGAGGTGTGGGATATCCAGCAAGGTTTGCGTGTAACGCAGATAGAAACAGAATGGAATCATTGTACCTTTTCGCCTAACAGTCAACGGTTCGCTACAAGCGATAATGCTACGGGTACTGTCATCCTCTGGCACCCAGAAACGGGGGAATCTCTTGAAAAATTTCGTTGTGAATCTGAAAAAGGCGGTCGCTTCGTGCCGATCGCCTTTTCGCCCGATACTCATTTGCTTGCGTCCACAGGTCGTGACGGGGCAGATAGTGAGGCTGAATCGATAATCGTATGGAATATAGAAAGCGGTGAACAAGTTGCTTGCCTCATAGGACACATGGGTTCTATCTATCGTCTCTGCTTTTCGCCGTGTAGTAGATTTCTCGCCTCCGGTGGAGAAGCAGATGGAACAGTCCGCGTCTGGGACACGGTTAACTGGCAACAGATTCAGATATACGCCGATTATGGTGAGGCGGACATGAATCCATCTTATTCACCGGAAGGTGTTCTGCGTGCAACGGTAATCTCCTATATTGAAAGGTTTCGTGAAAGTATCATTACTGTATGGGATTTGGAAAGTGATGAGAAGCTCTATTCTACTATAGAGGATATTGGAGGAATATGGGGGGCAGTCCGTTTTTCAAACGGATCACGATTGGCACACGAATCCGGAGATGGCGGCATCAAGGTCTGGTTCTCTGGAAACTCGCATACGCAAGAATCTGACTATCAGCCTACCTATTACCCAAATTCAATAGTATTTTCGGGCGATTGCAAAACGTTAGGGGTTGAACCAAAGGTATATAGCGAGGCGTTCTTATGGGATATTGAAAGCAAGCGTCCACGACGAACCGGAGACAGAGAACATCTATTCACATTTTCCAATGGTGATAGTTATATTGTTAGCATTAGCGAAGGAACCGTCACACTTCTGGACATTGAAAACGTTGAGTCGCCAATTGCTGAATTTACTGGGCATGGCAAAGCATGGGTGCAGCAGGCATTTACACCCGCAGCAAATCTTCTTGCATGTGCTGATGAGGAGGGAACAATTGTAGTGTGGGATGTGCAAACTCGAAACGAACGATGCAAATTCAAATATCCACTCAAAAACCTCCCACCCGACAAAAACCGAATTACACTATTGGAATTTAGTCCGGACGGAAAATTTCTCCTAAGTGAAGAAAATGTCTGGCCGTCTGCTCGACTTTGGGATGTGGAGCGCGGCGAAGAAATTCGTGAATTTCCGGGTGATAAAGTTGAAAATGTCGGTGGGTTTTCTCCATGTGGTTTGTATGTGGCTTGCGGCGGTGGACAAACACCGGATTACATGTTATGGGATGTTAGCCATCGTGAAGTATCTGCAGTCATACAAGGTGAGGAAACAGCACTCTCAGCGGGCGAAATATTTACGTTTGCCTTCTCACCATGTGGTTCATATTTAGCCTGTGGTGGTGGAGAATTAAGACAACCAGAACTCCTGTTATGGAACGTAAAACAGGGTCAAATCCATAAGCGTATACCTCTACCAAAACACTATGATAATATGATGGCGTTGGCATTTTCACCCTGTGGAAAGTACTTGGCTGGTGGTCTATGGGGGCAGCAGGGTTTTAAGAAGGTGCCTATCCATTTATGGGAGGCTGAGACAGGTAAGTTGATCGCCACATTTTTGGGACATCCGACAGATGTGCAAGGACTTGCTTTTTCACCGAACAACGAGCTTTTAGCGAGCGCAAGTTTTGATGGATCTATTCTCCTGTGGGATTTGACACCATATCTGTAG